A region from the bacterium genome encodes:
- a CDS encoding TonB-dependent receptor, giving the protein MNRRIALLLLLVLLQRSGSAATPAAVKPHGRVAGFVLDAASKTPIPQANVVLEGTALGAVSGKNGAFYIERVPPGTYQLAVTMLGYRKMVVKNLVVQANQVRALRVSLNRQAIDMGKVQVQAKREAHAFDYEKSIAGHEIISPRFITRRPGALEDAYRALNILPGVTARSDLNTQLYIRGGSPDQNLILYDGIEITTPGRLFIIMGGGISLVNPDIIQAIDLEPGGFDASHGGKTSALLQLANRDGRRDKSTFSTSLAMVTARAVAEGPILKGRGSWLVAGRRSFYDLLANRLYEKDYIFPYYYDLHAKAALDVAQDIRLTAFYTHLGEGAKMMNVESEQLDLLNAGKGHITGVRCTSLLTPTLLAHLLLGYYRDNNDVQMFDTYNARYHVNLNYGIERRTARSELTWNPRAWFGVKSGAQIDNHTTDLDWRLKWRNSLNLPDSIRFTIRSRDSGAFAQARLRPWRWLEWNAGLRYEYSSHYDEYHWHPRLKALFFPQQRVNFWLSYGSYSQYPDFMTVIGRGEPLDITRNAENIGAEQAVHWILGLQWAPNPASQIKVELYRKQMSDLLVNPGVQLFIPENSGSGLANGVELSFQRSRRTDERFGWWANMALTEARYRRSSTDPWRYFDYDQRIQVSAGAELRLSKRWQCSFLGHYSSGFPYTPILAIQRDVEAPRDPLFHYTLVNAGENSARYPYYLRCDLRLSYLRQTPGHTFSAYLDLINILNRKNTYMYDWRYEKSSDQSDGYVRRSVIYMMPFLPSFGISLAF; this is encoded by the coding sequence ATGAATAGACGGATAGCCCTTCTCCTTCTCTTGGTGCTGTTGCAGCGCAGCGGCAGCGCCGCAACCCCGGCTGCCGTCAAACCGCATGGCCGCGTGGCGGGATTTGTCCTCGACGCCGCCAGCAAAACCCCGATCCCCCAGGCCAATGTGGTGCTGGAGGGTACCGCCTTGGGAGCGGTCAGCGGCAAGAACGGCGCGTTTTATATTGAACGGGTGCCGCCGGGAACCTATCAGTTGGCTGTAACCATGCTCGGCTATCGCAAGATGGTGGTCAAGAATCTCGTGGTCCAGGCCAATCAGGTGCGCGCCCTCCGGGTGAGCCTTAATCGCCAGGCCATCGACATGGGCAAGGTTCAGGTGCAGGCCAAGCGCGAAGCGCATGCCTTTGACTATGAAAAATCGATCGCCGGCCACGAGATCATTTCGCCCCGCTTCATCACCCGGCGTCCCGGCGCACTCGAGGATGCCTACCGGGCGCTCAACATCCTCCCGGGCGTGACCGCCCGCAGCGACCTCAACACCCAGCTCTACATCCGCGGCGGCAGTCCGGATCAGAATCTCATCCTTTATGACGGTATCGAGATCACCACACCCGGCCGGCTCTTCATCATTATGGGCGGCGGCATCAGCCTGGTCAATCCCGATATCATTCAGGCCATCGATCTGGAGCCGGGGGGGTTCGATGCCAGCCATGGCGGCAAGACATCGGCGCTGCTGCAGCTTGCCAACCGGGACGGACGCCGGGACAAGAGCACCTTCAGCACCAGTCTGGCCATGGTCACCGCCCGGGCTGTCGCCGAAGGCCCGATCCTCAAAGGCCGCGGCTCGTGGCTGGTCGCCGGGCGGCGCAGCTTTTACGATCTCCTCGCCAACCGCCTCTACGAGAAGGACTATATTTTCCCCTATTACTACGATCTTCATGCCAAGGCGGCCCTTGATGTAGCCCAGGACATCCGTCTCACCGCCTTCTATACCCATCTCGGCGAGGGCGCCAAGATGATGAACGTCGAGAGCGAACAGCTTGATCTGCTGAATGCCGGCAAAGGACATATCACCGGCGTGCGCTGCACCAGCTTGCTCACCCCGACCCTGTTGGCCCATCTCCTCCTCGGCTATTACCGGGACAACAATGATGTCCAGATGTTCGATACCTACAATGCCCGCTACCACGTCAATCTGAACTACGGGATCGAGCGGCGCACCGCTCGGAGCGAGCTGACCTGGAATCCCCGCGCCTGGTTCGGAGTGAAAAGCGGTGCCCAGATCGACAACCATACCACCGATCTCGACTGGCGGCTGAAATGGCGCAACAGCCTCAACCTCCCCGATTCGATCCGCTTCACGATTCGCTCCAGGGATAGCGGCGCTTTCGCTCAGGCGCGCCTTCGGCCCTGGCGGTGGCTGGAATGGAATGCGGGCCTCCGCTACGAGTATTCCTCTCATTATGATGAATATCATTGGCATCCGCGGCTCAAGGCGCTCTTTTTCCCCCAGCAGCGGGTCAATTTCTGGCTGAGCTATGGGAGTTATTCCCAGTATCCCGATTTTATGACGGTCATCGGCCGCGGTGAACCGCTCGATATCACCCGCAATGCCGAAAACATTGGCGCGGAGCAGGCCGTGCACTGGATTCTCGGCCTGCAATGGGCACCGAATCCTGCGAGCCAGATCAAGGTGGAGCTGTACCGCAAGCAGATGAGCGATCTGCTCGTCAATCCCGGCGTCCAGCTCTTCATCCCCGAAAATTCGGGCTCCGGACTGGCCAACGGGGTGGAACTCTCCTTTCAACGCTCGCGCCGGACGGATGAGCGCTTCGGCTGGTGGGCCAATATGGCGCTTACCGAAGCCAGATACAGACGCTCTTCGACCGATCCCTGGCGCTATTTCGATTATGACCAGCGCATCCAGGTCAGCGCTGGAGCGGAGCTGCGCCTGAGCAAGCGCTGGCAGTGCAGCTTTCTCGGCCATTACAGCAGCGGTTTTCCCTACACCCCGATTCTCGCTATTCAGCGAGACGTCGAAGCTCCGCGTGATCCGCTCTTCCACTATACGCTGGTCAATGCCGGCGAAAATTCGGCGCGCTATCCCTATTATCTGCGCTGCGATTTGCGCCTGAGCTATCTGCGCCAGACGCCAGGGCATACCTTTTCAGCGTATCTCGATCTAATCAATATCTTGAACCGCAAGAACACCTACATGTATGACTGGCGTTACGAAAAGAGCAGCGATCAGAGCGACGGCTATGTACGCCGCAGCGTCATCTATATGATGCCTTTTCTGCCCTCGTTCGGTATCAGTCTGGCCTTTTGA
- a CDS encoding energy transducer TonB — protein sequence MKVIRTIGWLVILASLGAGCASHGRLKPPRVASEIPLDYPLSAQLQRLEGEVSLTVFVNPAGKPEEVSLSESSGYDILDEAALKFVEKLTFNPGTLDDKPVGAWTRLVLRYKLTEMAFEKDRWIADVLTLQKDIAKESKPEEREALLRRLYTLYVGCMTYVESNEDPAINSIIRLAVDRQREEHWQPFWDHYAAPFVLFDDFLQRYPDSEVAEQGRQDLIRYIMDMETKIRMKSLKSRRISSSAAQLLNLLEVRLKSLQPEIQTKP from the coding sequence ATGAAAGTGATCAGAACGATCGGATGGCTGGTTATCCTGGCGTCTCTGGGGGCCGGCTGCGCCTCCCATGGACGCCTCAAACCGCCGCGCGTAGCCTCGGAAATCCCTCTGGATTATCCCCTCTCCGCACAACTGCAGCGTCTCGAGGGCGAAGTCAGCCTCACTGTTTTCGTCAACCCTGCCGGCAAACCGGAAGAAGTCTCCCTGAGCGAATCCTCGGGGTATGATATCCTTGACGAGGCGGCGCTCAAGTTTGTGGAAAAACTCACCTTCAATCCAGGCACCCTCGATGATAAGCCGGTCGGGGCCTGGACCCGGCTGGTGCTGCGCTACAAGCTGACGGAAATGGCCTTCGAGAAGGATCGTTGGATAGCCGATGTGCTGACGCTCCAGAAGGATATCGCCAAGGAGTCGAAGCCTGAAGAGCGCGAGGCCCTGCTGCGCCGGCTTTATACCCTCTACGTCGGCTGCATGACGTATGTGGAGAGCAATGAGGATCCGGCGATCAATTCCATCATCCGCCTGGCGGTGGACCGGCAGCGTGAGGAGCACTGGCAACCCTTTTGGGACCACTATGCCGCGCCATTTGTGCTCTTCGACGATTTTCTGCAACGCTATCCCGACTCGGAAGTCGCCGAACAGGGACGCCAGGATCTCATCCGGTACATCATGGATATGGAGACGAAAATCCGCATGAAGTCGCTCAAATCGCGGCGGATTTCTTCCTCGGCGGCGCAATTGCTGAACCTCCTCGAGGTCCGGCTCAAGTCTCTGCAACCGGAGATTCAGACCAAACCCTGA
- a CDS encoding thioesterase family protein — MATHFVTSVRVRSYELDSFGHVNNAIYLQYLEYARSEYLLQVGISFSDFQRWNAFPYVVRAEIDYKASSRYDDELKITGWVSAWGKSSFVLSYEVFNKSAGRMGALAEIKFAWVDRDEKIIRIPPIFRERMT; from the coding sequence ATGGCGACCCATTTTGTCACCAGCGTGCGTGTGCGCAGTTACGAGCTGGATTCCTTCGGGCACGTCAACAATGCCATCTATTTGCAGTATCTCGAATATGCCCGCAGCGAATATCTCCTCCAGGTGGGGATCTCCTTCAGCGATTTTCAGCGCTGGAACGCCTTTCCCTACGTTGTACGCGCGGAGATCGATTACAAGGCCTCCTCGCGTTATGATGATGAACTGAAGATCACCGGTTGGGTGAGCGCCTGGGGCAAGAGCAGCTTTGTGTTGAGTTACGAGGTATTCAATAAAAGCGCGGGCAGGATGGGGGCGTTGGCGGAGATCAAGTTCGCCTGGGTAGACCGGGATGAGAAGATCATCCGCATTCCGCCGATCTTCCGGGAGCGAATGACCTGA
- a CDS encoding cellulase family glycosylhydrolase: MKVPWILLLLPAALQAGTTVTFSAVNPVTYEAVGLDSVRIENLTLGRDTTLTNPVAFELESWTGVAEKASLPARFLLTRNYPNSFSRTTTFSLAVPHTGAITLAVFNILGQTVAKQEFILSAGWHHFTLHSGALASGLYFLRATGAGAAEVIKVVKVGPALPEVVRIVALGGGTPLSGARLTRPSNADRFRFTAFAAGFAAATLEREVTASQQLRFQMLPPKPPDDFTSHWRGFNLMGMFTLEWDHAGYLEDDFRMIAELGFNFVRLPIDYRIYTASGDWSTFLEARLAQIDLAVAWGQKYGLHICINLHRAPGYCVNPSSTPLPAGQDVSLWDNAAAQAAFAAHWRMFAQRYQAIPASALSFNLINEPGNVSGEAYVQAVQPAIDAIRAVSPQRIIISDAVEYGNSRIDALLGQNIVISPHFYNPVTLTHYQAEWVSGSDAWPVPVWPPAMVSAYFYGAGKSPWNTPLTIAGLFPAGTTVTLHVTQVSASADLRVFAGTQLLYKHDFRPGAGSGEWKEVIYRPEWNIYQNIYDRDYAFTLARDASEISFRVLSGDWMTWSMLSFTPPVGSTITHTVIQPGLADWGLPQASYLLQPDGSLLLTRAPAGFEQQFRVNGFLQQWIDLKNSGVAVHVGEWGVYNKTPHAVTLAFMENRLLAMQSAGLGWALWNFRGSFGILDSDRKDVVYETYQGHKLDRKMLELLQRY, from the coding sequence ATGAAAGTCCCCTGGATACTCCTGCTCCTCCCCGCCGCACTCCAGGCGGGTACCACCGTCACCTTCTCGGCCGTTAATCCGGTCACCTATGAGGCGGTCGGCCTCGACAGCGTGCGCATCGAGAATCTCACCCTCGGGCGTGATACCACCCTGACGAACCCGGTTGCCTTCGAGCTTGAGAGTTGGACAGGTGTTGCCGAAAAGGCCTCTCTGCCCGCCCGCTTCCTGCTGACACGCAACTATCCCAACAGCTTTTCCAGAACGACCACCTTCAGCCTGGCGGTTCCGCATACCGGCGCGATCACCCTTGCGGTGTTCAACATTCTCGGACAAACGGTCGCAAAGCAGGAGTTTATCCTGTCGGCGGGCTGGCACCATTTTACGCTCCACAGCGGCGCCCTGGCCAGCGGACTCTATTTCCTGCGGGCCACCGGGGCCGGGGCCGCGGAAGTGATCAAGGTGGTCAAGGTCGGGCCGGCGCTCCCCGAAGTGGTTCGGATCGTTGCTCTCGGCGGCGGTACTCCTCTGTCCGGCGCCCGCCTCACCCGCCCGAGCAACGCCGACCGCTTCCGCTTCACGGCTTTCGCCGCCGGCTTTGCTGCCGCCACCCTCGAACGAGAGGTGACGGCGTCCCAGCAGCTCCGCTTCCAGATGTTGCCCCCCAAACCGCCGGATGATTTCACCTCCCATTGGCGCGGATTCAATCTCATGGGGATGTTCACTCTCGAATGGGACCACGCCGGCTACCTCGAGGACGATTTCCGCATGATCGCCGAGCTCGGTTTCAATTTCGTCCGCCTGCCGATCGACTACCGCATTTACACCGCAAGCGGCGATTGGTCCACCTTCCTGGAAGCGAGATTGGCGCAGATCGATCTGGCGGTGGCCTGGGGGCAAAAATATGGCCTCCATATCTGCATCAACCTCCACCGCGCTCCGGGCTACTGCGTCAATCCGTCTTCCACCCCCTTGCCCGCCGGTCAGGATGTCAGCCTCTGGGACAACGCGGCGGCGCAAGCGGCATTCGCCGCTCATTGGCGGATGTTCGCACAACGCTACCAAGCCATCCCGGCCAGCGCCCTCAGTTTCAACCTCATCAACGAGCCGGGAAACGTCAGCGGCGAGGCCTATGTCCAGGCGGTCCAGCCCGCAATCGATGCGATCCGCGCGGTTTCTCCACAGCGTATTATCATCTCCGATGCGGTAGAGTATGGCAATAGCCGCATCGACGCCCTTTTGGGGCAAAACATCGTCATCTCGCCTCATTTTTATAATCCGGTCACCCTGACCCATTATCAGGCCGAATGGGTGAGCGGCTCGGACGCCTGGCCTGTGCCGGTGTGGCCGCCGGCTATGGTCTCCGCCTATTTCTACGGCGCCGGCAAAAGCCCGTGGAATACCCCCCTGACGATCGCCGGTCTCTTCCCGGCCGGCACCACCGTGACCCTGCACGTCACCCAGGTTTCCGCAAGCGCCGATCTGCGCGTCTTCGCCGGCACCCAGCTGCTTTACAAGCACGACTTCCGGCCTGGCGCCGGCAGCGGCGAATGGAAAGAGGTGATCTACCGGCCGGAATGGAATATCTATCAAAACATCTACGACCGGGACTACGCGTTCACGCTCGCCCGCGATGCATCCGAGATCTCGTTCCGTGTGCTCTCGGGAGACTGGATGACCTGGAGCATGCTCTCCTTTACTCCGCCCGTGGGATCAACCATAACGCATACCGTGATCCAGCCCGGCCTTGCCGATTGGGGGCTGCCTCAGGCCTCCTACCTCCTGCAGCCGGATGGTTCACTCCTGCTCACCAGGGCGCCTGCCGGATTTGAGCAACAATTCCGCGTCAACGGATTTCTGCAGCAGTGGATCGACCTGAAAAACAGCGGGGTGGCGGTTCACGTTGGGGAATGGGGCGTCTATAACAAGACGCCGCATGCAGTCACCCTGGCTTTCATGGAGAATCGCCTGCTGGCGATGCAATCGGCAGGGCTCGGCTGGGCGCTCTGGAATTTCCGCGGCAGTTTCGGTATCCTGGACAGCGACCGCAAGGATGTGGTCTATGAAACCTATCAAGGCCACAAACTGGACCGCAAAATGCTCGAGTTGCTGCAGCGCTACTGA
- a CDS encoding DUF3160 domain-containing protein: MKYQLTRGEKNLLQGNGFMVSERLSYTTFIQAFADVYAKDLPIFVSADAILHAVHASYDEILMRVEVQQLMPRLTTLLESLHNGLPALAAGYPAQPGLKPMLLDVDLYLAVARNLLDGKTRPLYKENNVAFTQLLTLIADEKPASFALFGGTPRKIDFSQFQVRGHYNNEWHPELARYFRAMMWLGRTEIYLVAPREDDVPPTFADVQRQIIDALLLCELLDSTASRASFSEIDQTLAFFVGECDNVTPDQLSDLNRLLGLASPAQLLDSLQTVHFQETLAAQSFAWQRINSQMLLSDPMKPDTLRSASAFLLLGQRFIIDSYITGQVVYDKISHEGRKVTRMLPSTLDVLFGLGNDAAGQVLQEELDTWHYAPNLAAVRYLIDGYDAAFWHSSLFNHWLSAIRALNPPAERDALPAVMRTAAWWQRVMNTQLASWTELRHDNLLYAKQSYSGMTTCSYPMVYIEPVPEFYAALARMARAGAAHFATLDTQPSAYAYFNTSACTFDTLESIAGTLLRNQALSAEESAFLQRTLRRENAICGEPPYTGWYPGLYVQSWESNLLIDADLLVADIHTAPTDAFGNLVGWVQHVGTGPVNLGVIVLPLEGHNTAFAAPMLSYYEHLAVNFKRLTDEEWAECYAQAPSLRPGFVNAWLADGEGSQRSGGAMLLTSTGTAPAAARQPASPLLAANWPNPFNASTLIRISLPAGSPTAPAKLAIYDSRGRLVRLLFDGTAAPGHYIARWDGCDEQGRPEPSGLYFYRFTQGDRVAEGKMSLIR; this comes from the coding sequence GTGAAATATCAGCTGACTCGGGGCGAAAAAAACCTGTTACAAGGCAACGGCTTTATGGTCAGCGAGCGTCTCTCCTATACAACCTTCATACAGGCCTTTGCCGATGTGTACGCCAAAGATCTGCCTATTTTCGTCAGCGCTGATGCCATCCTCCACGCCGTGCATGCCTCTTACGATGAGATCCTCATGCGCGTCGAGGTACAGCAGCTGATGCCCCGTTTGACAACGCTTCTCGAATCCCTGCATAACGGTCTCCCCGCGCTGGCCGCCGGCTATCCGGCACAGCCGGGGCTGAAACCGATGCTCCTGGATGTCGACCTCTATCTCGCAGTGGCGCGCAACCTCCTCGACGGCAAGACCAGGCCGCTCTACAAGGAGAACAACGTTGCCTTTACACAACTCCTCACGCTGATAGCGGATGAAAAGCCGGCTTCCTTCGCGCTTTTCGGCGGCACGCCCCGCAAGATCGATTTCAGCCAGTTCCAGGTGCGTGGCCATTACAACAATGAATGGCATCCCGAACTGGCGCGCTATTTCCGGGCGATGATGTGGCTGGGACGTACCGAGATCTATCTCGTTGCCCCGCGAGAGGATGATGTGCCACCCACCTTTGCGGATGTGCAGCGCCAGATCATCGACGCCCTGCTGCTGTGCGAGCTGCTGGACTCCACTGCATCCCGGGCCTCTTTCTCGGAAATCGATCAAACCCTGGCCTTTTTCGTCGGCGAATGCGATAATGTCACTCCGGACCAGCTATCCGATCTGAACCGCCTCCTGGGCCTTGCCAGTCCGGCGCAGCTGCTCGACAGTCTCCAGACCGTCCACTTTCAAGAAACGCTGGCGGCGCAGTCCTTTGCTTGGCAGCGCATCAATTCGCAGATGCTCCTCTCTGACCCCATGAAACCGGACACCCTTCGCTCCGCTTCAGCCTTCCTTCTTTTAGGCCAGAGATTCATCATCGATTCCTACATCACCGGACAGGTGGTCTACGACAAAATCAGCCATGAAGGCCGCAAGGTAACGCGCATGCTGCCCTCGACGCTCGATGTCCTCTTCGGACTGGGCAATGATGCCGCGGGGCAGGTGCTGCAGGAGGAGCTCGACACCTGGCACTACGCTCCCAATCTTGCGGCGGTGCGCTATCTCATCGATGGATATGATGCCGCCTTCTGGCACAGCTCGCTTTTCAACCACTGGCTTTCGGCGATCCGCGCCCTCAATCCCCCGGCCGAACGCGATGCCCTGCCTGCGGTGATGCGCACGGCTGCCTGGTGGCAGCGGGTGATGAACACCCAGCTCGCCTCTTGGACTGAGCTGCGGCATGACAATCTCCTCTACGCCAAGCAGAGCTATTCCGGGATGACGACCTGTTCTTATCCAATGGTTTACATCGAGCCGGTGCCCGAGTTCTATGCCGCTCTGGCCCGGATGGCCCGCGCCGGAGCCGCGCACTTTGCCACGCTGGATACCCAGCCTTCGGCTTATGCGTATTTCAACACCTCCGCCTGCACCTTCGACACCCTGGAGTCCATCGCCGGCACTTTGCTCCGCAATCAAGCCCTCAGCGCAGAGGAAAGCGCCTTTCTGCAGCGGACCCTGCGTCGTGAGAACGCGATCTGCGGGGAGCCGCCCTACACCGGCTGGTATCCGGGGCTATATGTCCAATCCTGGGAGAGCAACCTCCTCATCGATGCGGACTTGCTGGTTGCCGACATTCATACCGCCCCTACCGATGCCTTTGGCAATCTGGTGGGATGGGTCCAACACGTCGGCACCGGTCCGGTCAATCTGGGCGTCATTGTTCTGCCGCTCGAGGGGCATAACACCGCCTTCGCCGCACCGATGTTGAGTTATTATGAGCATCTCGCCGTCAATTTCAAGCGACTGACCGACGAGGAATGGGCCGAGTGTTACGCCCAGGCCCCCTCCCTGCGTCCCGGTTTCGTCAATGCCTGGCTGGCGGACGGTGAAGGCAGTCAGCGCAGCGGTGGAGCGATGCTGCTGACCTCCACCGGAACCGCGCCGGCCGCGGCCCGGCAGCCGGCCTCCCCCCTTCTGGCAGCGAACTGGCCTAATCCCTTCAACGCCTCCACCCTGATCCGCATCAGCCTGCCGGCGGGCAGCCCAACCGCCCCGGCGAAGCTGGCGATCTACGACAGCCGCGGCCGGCTGGTGCGCCTGCTCTTCGACGGAACCGCGGCACCCGGCCACTACATCGCACGTTGGGATGGCTGCGACGAGCAGGGCCGGCCCGAGCCGAGTGGCCTCTATTTCTACCGCTTCACCCAGGGCGACCGGGTTGCTGAGGGAAAAATGAGCCTGATCCGATGA
- a CDS encoding penicillin acylase family protein: MTTFNRRLLFILIIILLCVAAFLIFGYVSLRRSVPPESGRFNVVGLQRPVEIGRDEWGVPHVLAEDEAGLYFAAGFSCAQDRLWEMDLLRRAALGRLAEIFGPELVPVDQLARTIGFGRLGTHLWPTLPEKTAANLGAYTAGVNAYIAGTKQLPLEFGVLRYQPAPWRAEESLAIMRLIGWLLSMGWHADPVYTEIAAQVDSLKFSGLRPEAVPGSPRFTVPPAAAVSTDALKTLSAEMRQGETQLRAFFGIPAGGVGSNAWVINGRLTRRGEALLANDTHLFFTVPSLYYLMHLQSPEINAVGAAFPGLPGLVVGRNEQIAWGITNGMIDDVDFFPLEPDSTDAQHYRFGRQRYAWRYYDETIAVRGGSDRKVRVTCSHIGPLVTAETPMLNYRGRTPLVLRWTGFEEDDPLTAFQSLLKARDWGDFLAALESCKNPGENFFYADRAGQVGWKLAAAVPRRTYNDALLPPPAADSLGVADSLAARGPDPEWRGFVPYAQLPQSFQPACGWIANANNCLADTSSAFYLSAYWEPDYRWQRIKAAFDTTGRWDVERCKALQADLYCGHAAFLVPRLLKALRRLPLPAGQPADLGRELLAVWDYQETPSSVAATLYETTLVELMRLTFADEMGEDLYRRFLNLSHVNIRSLDRLIAANDSLWFDNLRTPFRETLDDQLAAAYLAAIDTLTARYGDTPGMWSWGLVHTLTQPHPFGLHGPFRRYFTIGPTPSAGGNFTLNNSTFSLDKPFDTIVGPCIRQISDMSTSDWQVILPAGQSGHPFSRHFRDQQPLWQEGRLITLHLRGVSHTHPSWKWQSLRPVSAIP; encoded by the coding sequence ATGACAACCTTTAATCGCCGCCTGCTTTTCATTCTCATCATCATCCTTCTCTGTGTCGCCGCGTTCCTGATCTTCGGCTATGTATCGCTGCGCCGTTCTGTGCCGCCCGAAAGCGGCCGTTTCAACGTGGTCGGCCTGCAGCGGCCGGTCGAGATCGGGCGCGATGAATGGGGGGTACCGCATGTGCTCGCCGAGGATGAGGCCGGTCTCTACTTCGCCGCCGGGTTCAGCTGCGCACAGGACCGTCTCTGGGAGATGGATCTGTTGCGCCGGGCCGCCCTCGGCCGCTTGGCGGAGATTTTCGGCCCCGAGCTGGTTCCGGTGGACCAGCTCGCGCGAACCATTGGTTTCGGCCGTCTCGGCACCCATCTCTGGCCAACGCTGCCTGAAAAAACGGCGGCGAACCTGGGTGCATATACCGCCGGTGTCAATGCCTATATCGCTGGCACGAAGCAGCTGCCCCTCGAGTTCGGCGTCCTCCGCTACCAGCCCGCGCCCTGGAGAGCCGAGGAGAGCCTGGCCATCATGCGGCTTATCGGCTGGCTGCTCAGCATGGGCTGGCACGCCGATCCGGTTTATACCGAAATCGCCGCCCAGGTGGATTCGCTCAAATTCAGCGGACTCAGACCGGAAGCCGTTCCCGGGAGCCCGCGTTTCACCGTTCCGCCGGCCGCCGCCGTTTCCACCGACGCCTTGAAGACCCTGAGCGCGGAGATGCGTCAGGGTGAAACGCAGCTGCGCGCCTTTTTCGGCATTCCCGCCGGCGGGGTGGGCAGCAACGCCTGGGTGATCAATGGCCGCCTGACTCGCAGGGGAGAGGCTCTGCTGGCGAACGACACCCATCTCTTCTTCACAGTCCCATCCCTTTATTACCTTATGCATTTGCAGTCACCCGAGATTAATGCGGTAGGTGCCGCGTTTCCCGGGCTGCCTGGGCTGGTCGTCGGGCGCAATGAACAGATCGCCTGGGGCATCACCAACGGCATGATTGACGATGTCGATTTCTTCCCGCTCGAGCCGGACAGCACCGATGCGCAGCACTACCGGTTCGGCCGCCAGCGCTATGCCTGGCGTTACTATGATGAGACCATCGCGGTTCGTGGCGGCAGCGACCGCAAAGTCCGCGTGACCTGTAGCCATATCGGCCCTTTAGTCACCGCCGAGACCCCTATGCTCAACTATCGCGGCCGGACGCCGCTGGTCCTGCGCTGGACCGGCTTCGAGGAGGACGACCCCTTGACTGCCTTCCAGTCGCTGCTCAAGGCCCGGGATTGGGGCGACTTTCTCGCGGCGCTGGAGAGCTGCAAAAATCCCGGCGAAAATTTCTTTTATGCCGACCGCGCCGGACAGGTCGGCTGGAAGCTGGCTGCCGCCGTCCCCCGGCGCACCTATAATGATGCCCTGCTGCCGCCGCCCGCAGCCGATTCCCTGGGTGTGGCCGACAGCTTGGCGGCGCGCGGGCCGGATCCGGAGTGGCGCGGTTTTGTGCCCTATGCCCAACTGCCTCAAAGCTTTCAGCCGGCTTGCGGCTGGATCGCCAACGCCAATAACTGCCTCGCCGATACCAGCAGCGCATTCTACCTCTCCGCCTACTGGGAGCCCGATTACCGCTGGCAGCGGATCAAGGCGGCCTTCGATACGACCGGCCGCTGGGATGTGGAACGCTGCAAAGCCCTGCAGGCCGATCTCTATTGCGGCCATGCGGCTTTTTTGGTTCCCCGCCTCCTGAAAGCCCTCCGTCGCCTCCCGTTGCCCGCCGGCCAGCCCGCCGATCTCGGCCGGGAGTTGCTCGCTGTCTGGGACTATCAGGAGACGCCCTCCAGCGTGGCCGCTACGCTCTATGAGACCACCCTAGTGGAATTGATGCGCCTGACCTTTGCCGACGAGATGGGGGAGGATCTCTACCGCCGGTTCCTGAACCTCTCCCATGTCAATATCCGTTCGCTGGACCGACTGATCGCCGCCAACGACTCGCTCTGGTTCGATAACCTCCGCACCCCGTTCCGCGAAACGCTTGATGATCAGCTGGCAGCGGCCTATCTGGCGGCCATCGACACCCTCACCGCCCGCTATGGCGATACGCCGGGGATGTGGAGTTGGGGCCTGGTCCATACCCTGACCCAGCCCCATCCCTTCGGCCTTCACGGCCCCTTCCGTCGCTATTTCACCATCGGTCCTACCCCCTCGGCGGGAGGCAATTTCACCCTCAACAACAGCACCTTCAGCCTGGACAAACCGTTTGATACCATTGTCGGCCCCTGCATTCGCCAGATCTCGGACATGTCCACCAGCGATTGGCAGGTGATTTTACCCGCGGGGCAGAGCGGACACCCCTTCAGCCGCCATTTCCGCGACCAGCAACCTCTGTGGCAGGAAGGACGGCTGATCACCCTGCATCTGCGCGGCGTGTCGCACACCCATCCATCCTGGAAATGGCAAAGCCTGCGCCCGGTTTCCGCGATTCCCTGA